One Nonomuraea angiospora DNA segment encodes these proteins:
- a CDS encoding NADPH-dependent F420 reductase gives MRIGILGAGGMADALGTQWARAGHEVMISGRDASASAARAATMTAEAARTRTEMAGAQAGVVGVRAGSWAEAAAFGEVVMVAVRQAGLAGVLASAGGALRGKPVIDVANAEGPYDPARPIAPLIRDLTGGHVVKAFNLCHVDVWRLTPPVFDGRPLAVPLCGDDPAALAAVRTLVADLGCTPVDGGGLDRAMLLEATAAFMIGLWFGGADAQAVLPPMAYSGV, from the coding sequence ATGCGTATCGGGATCCTGGGGGCGGGCGGCATGGCGGACGCCCTGGGCACGCAGTGGGCCAGGGCGGGGCACGAGGTGATGATCAGCGGCAGGGACGCCTCCGCCAGCGCGGCGCGGGCCGCGACGATGACAGCCGAGGCGGCTCGCACGCGGACGGAGATGGCAGGCGCGCAGGCAGGGGTGGTGGGTGTGCGGGCCGGGAGTTGGGCGGAGGCGGCGGCGTTCGGGGAGGTCGTGATGGTGGCCGTCAGGCAGGCGGGGCTGGCCGGCGTGCTCGCGTCCGCCGGCGGCGCGCTGCGCGGCAAGCCCGTCATCGACGTGGCCAACGCCGAGGGCCCGTACGACCCCGCCCGCCCCATCGCCCCGCTGATCCGCGACCTCACGGGAGGGCACGTGGTGAAGGCGTTCAATCTGTGCCACGTGGACGTGTGGCGGCTGACGCCGCCGGTGTTCGACGGCAGGCCGCTGGCGGTGCCGCTGTGCGGTGACGACCCGGCCGCCCTGGCCGCGGTGCGTACGCTGGTCGCCGACCTCGGCTGCACCCCGGTGGACGGCGGCGGGCTCGACCGGGCCATGCTGCTGGAGGCGACGGCCGCGTTCATGATCGGGCTCTGGTTCGGCGGCGCGGACGCCCAGGCCGTGCTGCCCCCGATGGCCTATTCGGGCGTCTGA
- a CDS encoding winged helix-turn-helix transcriptional regulator produces the protein MGFIADCQARLAFDLLANTWNAVVLWALRNGPRRPGRLRAEIGGISTKVLTETLRRLEFNGLVTRRTYAEAPPRVEYELTDLGRTLLGPIEAFGVWAHDHADEVMAAQDRWET, from the coding sequence TTGGGGTTCATCGCCGACTGCCAGGCCCGGCTGGCCTTCGACCTGCTGGCCAACACCTGGAACGCGGTCGTCCTGTGGGCGCTGCGTAACGGCCCGCGCCGGCCGGGGCGGCTGCGCGCGGAGATCGGCGGCATCAGCACCAAGGTCCTCACGGAGACGCTGCGCCGCCTGGAGTTCAACGGCCTGGTCACGCGCCGCACGTACGCGGAGGCCCCGCCCCGCGTCGAGTACGAGCTGACCGACCTCGGCCGCACGCTCCTCGGCCCGATCGAGGCGTTCGGGGTGTGGGCGCACGACCACGCCGACGAGGTCATGGCCGCGCAGGACCGCTGGGAGACGTGA
- a CDS encoding superoxide dismutase, translating into MRSAILKTALSTLVVVLLSGVPAQATGKPDTFALPDGFQPEGIATGPGPYAYFGSRASGDIYRADLRTGEGSVISKGPGTPSLGLKTDGRGRLFVAGGTGGDARVIDLRTGEVVKSYKLTADPAFVNDVILTGRAAYFTDSRNPVLYKLELGRGGALPGEAVKIPLSGAIQYTTGNNANGIAPSPDRESLLIVQSNTGKLFEVDPSSGVTTEVDLGGESLVNGDGLLLEGRTLYAVQNRLNAIAVISLTRDGASGKVVKRLTDPRFDVPTTVAASGKRLYLPNARFTTTPAPDTPYSVVAVKR; encoded by the coding sequence ATGAGATCCGCGATCCTGAAGACCGCACTCAGCACCCTCGTCGTGGTCCTGCTCAGCGGCGTGCCCGCGCAGGCCACCGGGAAGCCCGACACGTTCGCGCTGCCGGACGGGTTCCAGCCGGAGGGCATCGCGACCGGGCCGGGCCCGTACGCCTACTTCGGCTCCCGGGCGAGCGGCGACATCTACCGGGCCGACCTGCGGACCGGCGAGGGGTCCGTCATCAGCAAGGGCCCGGGCACGCCCTCGCTCGGGCTCAAGACCGACGGGCGCGGGCGGCTGTTCGTGGCCGGAGGCACCGGCGGCGACGCCCGCGTGATCGATCTGCGCACCGGCGAGGTCGTCAAGTCGTACAAGCTGACCGCCGACCCGGCGTTCGTCAACGACGTCATCCTCACCGGGCGCGCCGCGTACTTCACCGACTCCCGCAACCCCGTCCTGTACAAGCTGGAGCTCGGGCGCGGCGGCGCGCTCCCCGGCGAGGCCGTCAAGATCCCGCTGTCCGGCGCCATCCAGTACACGACCGGCAACAACGCCAACGGCATCGCCCCCAGCCCCGACCGGGAGTCGCTGCTGATCGTCCAGTCGAACACCGGCAAGCTGTTCGAGGTCGACCCGTCCTCCGGCGTCACCACGGAGGTGGACCTGGGCGGCGAGTCGCTGGTCAACGGCGACGGCCTGCTGCTGGAGGGACGGACCCTGTACGCGGTGCAGAACCGCCTGAACGCGATCGCCGTCATCAGCCTGACGCGCGACGGCGCATCCGGAAAAGTCGTGAAACGGCTGACCGATCCGCGGTTCGACGTGCCGACGACGGTCGCCGCCTCCGGCAAGCGCCTCTACCTGCCCAACGCCCGCTTCACGACGACCCCGGCCCCGGACACGCCGTACTCGGTGGTCGCCGTCAAGCGCTGA
- a CDS encoding chitosanase: MLTATLLTLSLAVTGTGPADLDDPHKKDIAMQLVSSAENSSLDWKAQYGYIEDIDDDRGYTAGIIGFCSGTGDMLELVELYTERKPGNVLAKYLPALRKVNGSASHKGLDPNFTKDWKTAAKDSAFQQAQNDERDRVYFNPAVDQAKQDGLRALGQFVYYDAMVMHGPGSDKLSFGGIRKSALAKAKPPAQGGNEVTYLNAFLDARKAAMKAEEAHEDTTRVDTMQRVFLKNGNLDLNPPLTWKVYGDSYTIKK; this comes from the coding sequence GTGCTGACCGCCACCCTCCTGACCCTCTCCCTCGCCGTCACCGGCACCGGCCCGGCCGACCTCGACGATCCGCACAAGAAGGACATCGCCATGCAGCTGGTGTCCAGCGCGGAGAACTCCTCGCTCGACTGGAAGGCCCAGTACGGCTACATCGAGGACATCGACGACGACCGCGGCTACACGGCGGGGATCATCGGCTTCTGCTCGGGCACCGGCGACATGCTGGAGCTGGTCGAGCTCTACACCGAGCGCAAGCCCGGCAACGTCCTCGCCAAGTACTTACCGGCCCTGCGCAAGGTCAACGGCTCCGCCTCCCACAAGGGCCTCGACCCGAACTTCACCAAGGACTGGAAGACGGCCGCCAAGGACAGCGCCTTCCAGCAGGCCCAGAACGACGAGCGCGACCGCGTGTACTTCAACCCGGCCGTCGACCAGGCCAAGCAGGACGGGCTGCGCGCGCTCGGCCAGTTCGTCTACTACGACGCCATGGTCATGCACGGGCCGGGCAGCGACAAGCTGAGCTTCGGCGGCATCAGGAAGTCGGCCCTGGCCAAGGCCAAGCCGCCCGCGCAGGGCGGGAACGAGGTGACGTACCTCAACGCGTTCCTGGACGCCAGGAAGGCGGCGATGAAGGCGGAGGAGGCGCACGAGGACACCACGCGCGTGGACACGATGCAGCGCGTCTTCCTCAAGAACGGCAACCTCGACCTGAACCCGCCACTGACCTGGAAGGTCTACGGCGACAGCTACACAATTAAGAAGTAG
- a CDS encoding type 1 glutamine amidotransferase, whose amino-acid sequence MNEQILIVQNSRSGGPSRLGDWLEEAGLKLDVVLAHEGAPLPGRLDHAAMIMLGGGYLPSEDDRAPWLAGARRLAGQALEEGVPFFGICLGGQLLAEVAGGEVTGDTGAPENGSLPLTIRPEAAGDPLFHGLPEVVPAIEHHKDAITRLPGEAVWLAETGACPYQAFRVGERAWGVQFHPEVLPARIREWSPDGFDPEQVYARAVADEPVSTPVWHRVTTRFAALAAGAPKEVSARTSPSRA is encoded by the coding sequence GTGAACGAGCAGATCCTGATCGTCCAGAACAGCAGGAGCGGCGGCCCCAGCCGGCTGGGCGACTGGCTGGAGGAGGCCGGGCTGAAGCTCGACGTCGTGCTCGCCCACGAAGGCGCTCCCCTGCCCGGCCGCCTCGACCACGCGGCCATGATCATGCTCGGCGGCGGCTACCTGCCCAGCGAGGACGACCGGGCGCCGTGGCTGGCCGGCGCCCGGCGGCTGGCGGGGCAGGCGCTGGAGGAGGGCGTGCCCTTCTTCGGCATCTGCCTGGGCGGGCAGCTGCTCGCCGAGGTCGCGGGCGGCGAGGTGACCGGCGACACCGGTGCGCCGGAGAACGGCAGCCTCCCGCTCACGATCCGGCCCGAGGCCGCGGGCGATCCGCTGTTCCACGGGCTGCCGGAGGTGGTGCCCGCGATCGAGCACCACAAGGACGCGATCACCCGGCTGCCCGGCGAGGCCGTCTGGCTGGCGGAGACGGGCGCCTGCCCCTATCAGGCGTTCCGGGTGGGCGAGCGGGCCTGGGGGGTGCAGTTCCATCCCGAGGTGCTGCCGGCGCGCATCCGCGAGTGGTCGCCGGACGGGTTCGACCCCGAGCAGGTGTACGCGCGGGCGGTGGCGGACGAGCCGGTCTCCACGCCGGTCTGGCACCGGGTCACCACCCGCTTCGCCGCGCTCGCCGCCGGGGCGCCCAAGGAGGTCAGCGCGCGTACGAGTCCCAGCCGAGCTTGA
- a CDS encoding bifunctional 5,10-methylenetetrahydrofolate dehydrogenase/5,10-methenyltetrahydrofolate cyclohydrolase, which translates to MRTLTGKELAAAIRAQTEAEAAAGPQPRLAVVVATADEASLWYVRSIAKAAAGVGIACDIVDLGPEAAPERIGETLAKLSADANVHGLMLQTPLPAGASAQRLAAAIDPRKDVDGANPLSLGRLAAGLPAFPPATAAAVMALLDHYEVELEGRRAVVVGRSTVVGKPLAHLLLDRHATVTVCHSRTRDLASVTSAAEVLVAAVGRAGLIGAGHVAPGAVMIDVGTNPTDDGGLAGDVDFDAVAQVAGALTPVPGGVGPVTTALLLRHTARAANLP; encoded by the coding sequence GTGAGAACCCTGACCGGGAAAGAACTGGCCGCCGCCATCAGGGCCCAGACGGAGGCCGAGGCGGCGGCGGGCCCGCAGCCGCGGCTGGCCGTGGTGGTGGCGACGGCCGACGAGGCGAGCCTGTGGTACGTCCGCTCGATCGCCAAGGCGGCGGCCGGCGTGGGCATCGCCTGCGACATCGTCGATCTCGGCCCCGAGGCCGCGCCCGAGCGGATCGGCGAGACGCTGGCCAAGCTCAGCGCCGACGCCAACGTCCACGGCCTGATGCTGCAGACCCCGCTCCCCGCGGGCGCCTCCGCGCAGCGGCTGGCCGCGGCCATCGACCCGCGCAAGGACGTCGACGGCGCCAACCCGCTCTCGCTGGGCCGGCTCGCCGCCGGGCTGCCCGCGTTCCCGCCCGCCACGGCGGCGGCCGTGATGGCGCTGCTCGACCACTACGAGGTGGAGCTGGAGGGGCGGCGGGCGGTGGTCGTCGGGCGTTCGACCGTGGTGGGCAAGCCGCTGGCCCACCTGCTGCTCGACCGGCACGCCACGGTGACCGTCTGCCACTCGCGCACCCGGGACCTGGCCTCCGTCACCTCCGCCGCCGAGGTGCTGGTCGCGGCCGTGGGCCGCGCCGGGCTGATCGGCGCCGGGCACGTGGCGCCGGGCGCGGTGATGATCGACGTCGGCACCAACCCCACGGACGACGGCGGGCTGGCCGGCGACGTGGACTTCGACGCGGTGGCGCAGGTCGCGGGCGCGCTCACGCCGGTGCCCGGCGGGGTCGGCCCGGTGACGACCGCGCTGCTGCTGCGCCACACGGCCAGGGCGGCGAACCTCCCGTGA
- a CDS encoding endonuclease V, whose protein sequence is MQVKQLHPWPTTTAEAEAVQDRLRGRVELTGPVDFSLVAGLDVHYHGDDALTAAVVVLDAGTMATVEEVTVRGRVAFPYVPGLFAFRELPALVEALERLPVTPDLLVCDGYGLAHPRGFGLACHLGVLTGLPALGVGKTPFVGTHEPPGPERGDWAPIVHEGAVVGRALRTQRAIKPVYVSQGHRISLDTVTDQVLRLAPRYRLPDPIRRADHLARHPG, encoded by the coding sequence GTGCAGGTAAAGCAGCTTCACCCATGGCCCACGACCACCGCCGAGGCCGAGGCCGTCCAGGACCGGCTGCGCGGACGCGTCGAGCTCACAGGCCCCGTCGACTTCTCCCTGGTCGCGGGCCTGGACGTGCACTATCACGGCGACGACGCCCTCACGGCCGCCGTGGTCGTCCTCGACGCCGGCACGATGGCGACGGTGGAGGAGGTGACGGTGCGCGGCCGGGTGGCGTTCCCGTACGTGCCGGGGCTGTTCGCCTTCCGGGAGCTGCCCGCCCTGGTGGAGGCGCTCGAACGGCTCCCGGTGACGCCCGACCTGCTGGTCTGCGACGGGTACGGGCTGGCGCACCCGCGCGGCTTCGGCCTGGCCTGCCACCTGGGCGTGCTGACCGGCCTGCCCGCGCTCGGCGTGGGCAAGACGCCCTTCGTCGGCACGCACGAGCCGCCGGGGCCGGAGCGGGGCGACTGGGCGCCGATCGTCCACGAGGGCGCCGTCGTCGGCCGCGCGCTGCGCACGCAGCGCGCGATCAAGCCGGTGTACGTCTCCCAGGGCCACCGCATCTCCCTGGACACGGTCACCGACCAGGTCCTGCGCCTCGCCCCGCGCTACCGCCTCCCCGACCCGATCCGCCGCGCCGACCACCTGGCCCGCCACCCCGGCTGA
- a CDS encoding alpha/beta hydrolase yields the protein MIEVLVVVGPGVVADAGLLEEIAAREFAAAGVSGTLVHARDASHVLSLLSSPEGAGCVVVLPGPSGEVRSLIGRDLGAVVWVDVERADGVTAGEGATHLHGRGVGGLAWGIRHAVHRVRHPSRRIAYGPLPEQWGELYLPDLPDAGEPPVVVLVHGGYWRSIWAADIMGPLCADLAGRGLAVWNLEYRRPDLHGWDATTADVAAGLAALAAARAPDEHPQSTDGAAALDLTRVAVVGHSAGAQLALRAVADAAGEAAGGAHAVAGGARVVLAVSLAGVLDLVEGDRRWVGTGAVGAALGGRAPEGRAAPPYADASPLLRLPLRVRQLVVQGAADDLDLVDFSRRYARAAVEAGDEVTYLEMPGDHFDVINPATPIWQATAETIAQALAGGPTPRGQIGRQLT from the coding sequence ATGATCGAGGTGCTGGTGGTCGTCGGCCCCGGCGTGGTGGCCGACGCGGGGTTGCTGGAGGAGATCGCGGCCCGCGAGTTCGCCGCCGCGGGGGTCTCCGGGACGCTCGTCCACGCCCGTGACGCCTCCCACGTCCTCTCGCTGCTGTCCTCACCGGAGGGCGCCGGCTGCGTGGTCGTGCTGCCGGGGCCCTCCGGTGAGGTGCGCTCGCTGATCGGGCGGGACCTCGGGGCGGTGGTCTGGGTGGACGTGGAGCGCGCCGACGGGGTGACGGCCGGGGAGGGCGCCACTCACCTGCACGGACGCGGCGTCGGCGGGCTGGCCTGGGGGATCCGCCATGCCGTGCACCGGGTACGGCATCCGTCGCGGCGGATCGCGTACGGGCCGCTGCCGGAGCAGTGGGGCGAGCTGTACCTTCCGGACCTTCCGGACGCCGGTGAGCCGCCCGTGGTGGTGCTGGTCCACGGCGGGTACTGGCGGTCGATCTGGGCGGCCGACATCATGGGGCCGCTCTGCGCCGACCTGGCCGGGCGCGGGCTCGCGGTGTGGAACCTCGAGTACCGGCGGCCGGATCTGCACGGCTGGGACGCGACGACGGCGGATGTGGCGGCGGGGTTGGCCGCCCTCGCGGCGGCCCGCGCCCCGGACGAGCACCCCCAGAGCACCGATGGGGCGGCGGCGCTGGACCTCACCCGGGTGGCCGTCGTCGGCCACTCGGCAGGCGCCCAGCTCGCCCTCCGCGCCGTAGCCGACGCGGCCGGTGAGGCGGCAGGCGGTGCCCATGCGGTGGCCGGTGGGGCGCGGGTGGTGCTCGCCGTTTCGCTCGCCGGGGTGCTCGATCTCGTGGAAGGCGACCGGCGATGGGTCGGGACCGGCGCCGTCGGCGCAGCCCTGGGCGGGCGCGCACCCGAAGGCCGGGCGGCGCCGCCGTACGCGGACGCCTCGCCGTTGCTCCGCCTCCCGCTCCGGGTACGCCAGCTCGTCGTCCAAGGCGCAGCCGACGACCTGGACCTGGTCGACTTCAGCCGCCGCTACGCGCGCGCGGCAGTGGAGGCCGGTGACGAGGTGACCTACCTCGAAATGCCCGGCGACCACTTCGACGTCATCAACCCCGCCACCCCGATCTGGCAGGCCACCGCCGAGACCATCGCCCAGGCGCTGGCGGGAGGCCCCACCCCAAGGGGACAAATCGGACGACAACTAACATAA
- a CDS encoding cyclodeaminase/cyclohydrolase family protein, translating into MRDSKIVDFLAELADKVPAPGGGATAALHAAQGAALLGMVARYTTGEKYAGQAETVVGVIGETDTLRVRALRLAEADAAAFTAVTNAYRLPKGEERSAAIARALAGAAEPPARVVETATRVVELCEVLLPICNRNVVTDVAAAAEAARAALTTARINVEVNLSGIKDERVREELNARVHGVDAAVARADWVTAEVREEINP; encoded by the coding sequence ATGCGCGACTCAAAGATCGTCGATTTCCTGGCCGAGCTGGCCGACAAGGTGCCCGCGCCCGGCGGCGGCGCCACGGCCGCCCTGCACGCGGCCCAGGGCGCCGCGCTGCTCGGCATGGTCGCCCGCTACACGACCGGGGAGAAGTACGCCGGCCAGGCCGAGACCGTCGTCGGCGTGATCGGGGAGACCGACACCCTGCGGGTCCGCGCGCTGCGGCTGGCCGAGGCGGACGCGGCGGCGTTCACCGCGGTCACGAACGCGTACCGGCTGCCCAAGGGCGAGGAGCGCAGCGCCGCCATCGCCCGGGCGCTGGCCGGCGCCGCCGAGCCGCCCGCCAGGGTGGTCGAGACCGCCACGCGGGTGGTCGAGCTGTGCGAGGTGCTGCTGCCGATCTGCAACCGCAACGTCGTCACCGACGTCGCCGCCGCCGCGGAGGCCGCCCGCGCCGCGCTCACCACCGCCCGGATCAACGTCGAGGTCAACCTGTCGGGCATCAAGGACGAGCGGGTACGCGAGGAGCTGAACGCCCGTGTCCACGGTGTGGACGCGGCCGTGGCCAGGGCAGACTGGGTGACCGCCGAGGTACGCGAGGAGATCAACCCGTGA
- a CDS encoding sulfite exporter TauE/SafE family protein — protein sequence MIVGETLGLLGVGVAAGVVSTVVSLASIVSYPALLAFGLPPLTANVTNTVALVFTGIGAAAGSRPELAGEGARVLKLGPVAAVGGATGALLLLVTPARTFELIAPWLIAMASLLLVRPPSVRAHGEHGVLGRAALFAVTIYTGYFGAAGGLMVFAVLALMFDHPAAKLNAMKNVMSGLANAVAALGFALFGPVDWAAAAPLAAGFLLGGWIGPRIARRLPGNSLRYLAAACGLAVAVKLGWDSYAR from the coding sequence GTGATCGTCGGAGAAACGCTCGGCCTGCTCGGAGTCGGGGTGGCGGCCGGAGTGGTGAGCACGGTCGTCAGCCTCGCCTCGATCGTCTCCTACCCGGCGCTCCTGGCGTTCGGCCTGCCCCCGCTCACCGCGAACGTCACCAACACCGTCGCCCTCGTCTTCACCGGCATCGGCGCCGCCGCCGGATCGCGGCCGGAGCTGGCCGGGGAGGGCGCCCGGGTGCTCAAGCTCGGCCCCGTGGCCGCGGTCGGCGGCGCGACCGGGGCGTTACTGCTGCTGGTCACCCCCGCCAGGACGTTCGAGCTGATCGCGCCCTGGCTGATCGCGATGGCCTCGCTGCTGCTGGTCAGGCCGCCGTCGGTGCGGGCGCACGGCGAGCACGGCGTGCTGGGGCGGGCGGCGCTGTTCGCCGTGACGATCTACACGGGGTACTTCGGCGCGGCCGGGGGGCTGATGGTGTTCGCCGTGCTGGCCCTCATGTTCGACCACCCGGCGGCCAAGCTGAACGCCATGAAGAACGTGATGTCCGGGCTGGCGAACGCGGTGGCCGCGCTCGGGTTCGCGCTGTTCGGGCCGGTGGACTGGGCCGCCGCGGCGCCGCTGGCGGCCGGGTTTCTGCTCGGGGGGTGGATCGGGCCCAGGATCGCGCGGCGGCTGCCGGGCAACAGCCTGCGCTACCTGGCGGCCGCCTGCGGGCTGGCGGTGGCGGTCAAGCTCGGCTGGGACTCGTACGCGCGCTGA